In Cryptomeria japonica chromosome 5, Sugi_1.0, whole genome shotgun sequence, the genomic window TAAAGGGGAAAATGTATGCAATAAGGTCACATCCGCTTTCTTTTTGCCAATTGATCACTATATGTATGTGTAATATATCTTTGATATGATCACTATGAAGAAAATGTAATCTCTTATGCAAAATTATACTACTTATGCATAGATTCATACATAAAATCTAACTAAATTAAAGTGAGTCCAAAATAAAAGAGGAAAAGTATACAATATACTTTTTTTGTTAATTTTGTTGAAAGATTTTAATCAACCACCAAAATTTCTCATGACATGATTCCAAACTCATCCCTTATATATTATACCTTGACAAGTTTGAACCTTGATAAATACCGTTATCAATGAAACTCATAAATTAATTGTAACCGCACTATTAGAAttataaaaacaaattaaaaattttcaTCATTGTTTGAGATATTCTCATAGGCCATACCCACCTACTTCAAAAGTAAAGAAACACTTTTGACAAGAAATGAGTTGTCTGCTTTGGAGAGCTCAGAAGCAACATATACAATACTTATTAGCGCCACTAAGAAGAGCTTTGAGCTGATGGCAGGATCAGGCCGGCCTTACCATTAAGAGTCCAACTTTTCAATGATCCCTTGTCCCACCTCTACAGGTTTATAGGCTTCCCCACACCACACTGAAAAAAACCCTATATAAAGCTAGTTGGTGGAAGTTTTAGTATAATAATATCAGATAATTTGGTTGCCTCAAACTTATTAGTACCCTGTTGATTATATTAGAATATTactgttttttaaattttaattataatggACTGTTTATCATTCCAACTTGCTTGACAGATACTTCAGTCAGCGCCAGTTGGGTCATCATCATGGCGTTAAAAATCGGTGACTTTTATGCAAACGTTTGATTGGTCATGGAGTGCAGAGGTTATTCCTGGAGAAATCGACTGTTTTAACTGCAAAAGTGAAAACAAAAGAAGATAACAGAGAATTCTAATGCAGGGAGTTTAATGGAAACGTAAACTGAAAGATCAATTATGGGAAATCAGCAATCCCTGGTTTAAAAAGGAATCATGATGTATGAAAAATCAATATAGTTGCTTAGGGGTCCCAGTTCAGTCGGTGAAAAAAGCTGTGCACTCACAAGGAGCCCACTAATATttgaaactttgatcactgttGGACGTTGATTACCGTTGGGAGCTGTTGGAGTTGGGTTCGATCTTCAGGTGACTTTTAACTTCTTCATTGGGGTCTACAGGCAAATGGTAAAGAAAATGTGTTTGTTAGAAAAAGAATTAAGATGATTAGCTCTTGATGCTCTTACCTcttgaagaaaaataaaatcaaTCCTTTTACAGCTAGAAGCAACATGACTGAGTGCAATTGAAGATCTGCCTATAAGCAAAAGTGGGAGGGAGCCCATGTGAATAGGTGTTACAGACAGAGGTCTCCCAGCAGCCAAAGCAAATGAAAGGAGCAGTCCCTTTGAGGAGAAAGAGCCTTCCAAGCAATACCATCCCAAATGGATTAGATCAGAGCTCCCTTGACAATCCAGATCTGGGCCCTTTCCTGCTGAAGCTTGCAAGGAGCCTCCTTGCCTCTGGTGACAATTCTTACAAAGCTCTAGAGTGTGCTTCACGAGCTGCAGAGTCCTTTGAGAGATGCTGTGATGGGAAACCAAGCCTCGAGTTTGTTATGAGTCTGCATATATTGGCAGCAATTCACTGCAGCCTTGGACAGTATGAAGAGGCTGTTCCTGTATTGGAAAGCTCTATCAGGATCCCTGTCGTGGATGAGGGGCATGAACATGCTCTTGCAGCCTTTGCAGGAAATATGCAGTTGGGTGACACCTATGCCATGTTGGGAAGGGTTGGGGATTCACTAGAATGCTATAACAGGGGGCTGGAGATCCAGAAGCGGGTGTTGGGTGACATGGATCCAAGAGTCGGAGAAACTTGCAGGTATGTGGCAGAGGCCCATGCCCAAGCAATGCAGTTCATGGAGGCTGAAAAATTGTGTCAACATTCTTTACAGATCCATAGGCTGCACAGACCTACAGCTTCCCTTGAGGAGGTTGCTGACAGGAGACTAATAGCACTTATTTATGAAGGAAAAGGAGATTATGAAGCAGCCCTTGAAAATTTAGTATTGGCAAGCATGGCATTGATGTCTCATGGTCAGGAAGTTGAAGTGGCCTCTGTGGAGTGCAGCATTGGAGATACCTACTTGGCCTTGGGGAGATATGATGAAGCTGTTTTTGCATACCAGAAGGCCCTGACTGTGTTTAAATCTACAAAGGGGGAGAACCATCCTAGCGTTGCTGAAGTTTTTGTTCGCCTTGCAGACGTGAATTGCAAGACAGGAAAATTGAGGGAAGCCAATACATTTTGTGAGAGTGCTTTAAGATTCTATGATAAGCTCGGTTTGGAAAGCTCCACTCAGGATGTTGCAAGTGGGTTGACTGAGATAGCTGTAATCTATGAGGCCATGAATGAACCTGAACTGGCTTTAGGCCTTCTTCATAAGGCCTTGAAAAAATTGGATGATACTCCTAGTCAGCAGAGTGTGATAGCAGGCATTGAGGCACAGATGGGTGTTATATACTATGTCTTGGGCAAACATGCTGATTCATGTGCTTCATTAAAGAATGCTATTATTAAACTTAAGGCAAGTGGGGAGAAGAAATCTGTCTTCTTTGCCCTTGTTTTGAACCAGATGGGACTAGCATGTGTGCAATGCTATGCCATAAATGAAGCTGCAGGTTTCTTTGAAGAAGCAAAGCTGATTTTGGATGAAGTCTGTGGCCCCTATCATTCTGATACCCTTGAAGTATGTAGCAATCTGGCTGGAACATATGATGCAATGGGCAGGTAAGTTAATTTCAACTTCCACTTCTGAAGGACAATTCTATGATGCCTATAGTGTGTGTAGTTTTCTGTGAAATTAAAAACCACCTATGTTGAAGGACAGAAAGAGTTTCATGGTATATTTGTTGTCAACCATACTAAAATCAACATATCGCACTTTTACCAATCAGTCATATTATCTGTCTTTTCTTATATAGTCCTCCTCCCTATCTAATCAACCATATTTGACCACAGAGATCTTGGCTGGTGCTAAGATGGCATCCGAAAGAGGTCACAAAAACCAAGCAAAAGAAAAAAAGCTAcgtctaaaatataaaataaagGCGTCAAATATTCTGCTAAACCCTGACATAAGAAAATACAATGTGCATCTAGCCAAACCAGCAGTATTGTGTCACACACCAAATTGAAGCAGGACTAGGATATGTTTAAGATTTTGCCATAAAGCCATAAACAGATATATCAACTGTTCTCTCAAAAGTTGAAAGGCCACAGCAAGAGAATATTTAAGTATATTCATCTATCTAACGAATAAGACCAGTTTTTAAGTAGCGTTTCTCAATAATACTTGTGATAGCCTTACCTGATCACAATGCATAGTCTCCAAATAGCTACAGTAAACACATCCTGTAACAG contains:
- the LOC131067351 gene encoding protein KINESIN LIGHT CHAIN-RELATED 1 — translated: MKGAVPLRRKSLPSNTIPNGLDQSSLDNPDLGPFLLKLARSLLASGDNSYKALECASRAAESFERCCDGKPSLEFVMSLHILAAIHCSLGQYEEAVPVLESSIRIPVVDEGHEHALAAFAGNMQLGDTYAMLGRVGDSLECYNRGLEIQKRVLGDMDPRVGETCRYVAEAHAQAMQFMEAEKLCQHSLQIHRLHRPTASLEEVADRRLIALIYEGKGDYEAALENLVLASMALMSHGQEVEVASVECSIGDTYLALGRYDEAVFAYQKALTVFKSTKGENHPSVAEVFVRLADVNCKTGKLREANTFCESALRFYDKLGLESSTQDVASGLTEIAVIYEAMNEPELALGLLHKALKKLDDTPSQQSVIAGIEAQMGVIYYVLGKHADSCASLKNAIIKLKASGEKKSVFFALVLNQMGLACVQCYAINEAAGFFEEAKLILDEVCGPYHSDTLEVCSNLAGTYDAMGRLEDAIRVLEHVVGIREEKMCTADPDTDMEKQRLTELLKEAARVKNWKGKSIQSLIVSAPKNKKK